TGATCTGTCTCCTCTGCTTGCATAAAACACTTCATTTGAGAGACAAAAATCAAAGACTTAAGGTACGGAGCCATGTATGGGTCTATTTGCTATATTAGGTGTTTTTTAACATGTGTTGTGTGTAACAAGAGGAGACTTTGTATTTTAAGcagtttagaaataaatttattttttttaatttaaatatacagcagtaaattatttcagtagCTGGTAATGCCTTCTGACATGTAATTTATTATGATGCTGAAGTAGATTCTGTGGAGCCCAGGGAATACAGCTCCTTTAAGCACCTTTGGGGAAACAAATCTTATTATCAACGAGTGTTTTAAACAAGTATTTCTTTTAGCATTAATTTTCTTGCtctcccttttatttcttttctggttATAAATGGTATACGGATCttgtgaggaggaggaaatagACTGGGACAGAACAAATTTCCCTAAGCATTTATTCTGAATGTGTGTATATCTGTTTTATACAAAATAGGAAGCAGCCATTAGCTGCTGGATTCAGTTCAGTGATGGATCTGTCATGCCCCTGGATATTTATGACTCCAAAGACTTCTCTTTGTCAGCTACATCTCTGGATGAGAAGGTGGTCTCCATTCACCATGATCCCAAATTCAAGTGGCCCGTGATTGCAGCTGAGACAGAAGGCCAGGGGACACTGGTGAAGGTGGAGATGGTAATCAGCGAATCATGCCAGAAATCCAAAAGGAAGAGTGTCCTGGCTGTTGGAAGCGGCAGCATTAAAGTGAAGTTTGGGCAGAGTGATGTCAACCCTAACATCAGCGATAGTAAACACAGGGGAAGTGGTGTCCACCTAGAAAATCATGCCAGTGACCGGCGTCAGAAAACTACTTTGCAGGAGAGAGCTGGGCCAGACAGCCAGTATGACAGCTCCTCGATGGGCCAAGAGCAAAGCAAAGGGACCACCactcaaaaatctgttttaagtaaaaaagaagacagagaaagCCTCCTGGACGATGATAGTCATCTGCAGAACATCCCCATAGATTTCACAAGCTTCCCTGCACAGGTGGATCTGCCAAGAAGCAATGGAGACTTGGAAGAGAATGACCTTGTGCAGACCCCCAGGGGACTCAGTGATCTGGAGATAGGAATGTATGCTCTGCTGGGAGTCTTTTGCCTGGCAATTCTGGTCTTCCTTATCAATTGTGTCACTTTTGCTTTGAAGTACAGAAACAAGCAAGTTCCCTTTGACGAACAAGAAGGCATGAGCCATTCTCATGACTGGGTTGGTCTGAGCAACAGGACAGAACTTCTAGAGAATCACATAAATTTCTCATCTCAACAAGATGAACGTATTACAGCCATTGACAGAGGAGTAGACTATGAAGAGAGCAAATATCTCCTCAACACAAATGCTCCCCAAAATATTAATGGACAAGCTTTTATGTCTACTGAGTCCACATTCACTGaagggaaagaacagaaaagtgaaCCATCTACTTCTCCTACCTCTAAGAGGAAACGGGTTAAATTCACCACCTTTACCACCATCTCCTCTGATGATGGATGCCCAACTGTCAACTCAATTTTGATGAGCAGTGAAGATGACATTAAATGGGTTTGCCAGGATATGGACCTGGGGGAGTGCAAAGAACTTAAAAA
This genomic stretch from Anas acuta chromosome 17, bAnaAcu1.1, whole genome shotgun sequence harbors:
- the TMEM132D gene encoding transmembrane protein 132D isoform X5, with amino-acid sequence MQIDFEIEDLTDLPGTQLITWQVEYPGDTTSDLGVSKVYVSQKDLVGVLPLAMEAEILNTAILTGKTVAVPVKVISLEDDGTVTDLLESVECRSSDEDVIKVSDRCDYVFVNGKEMKGKVNVIVNFTYQHLSAPLEMTVWVPRLPLQIEVSDTELNQIKGWRVPIISNKRPARDSDDEEEDERKGRGCTLQYQHAMVRVLTQFVAEASDPGGQLSYLLGSDWQIDITDLVSDFMQVEEPRIAKIQDGQVLIGQELGMTTIQILSPLSDAILAEKTVTVLDEKVTITDLGVQLVTGLSLSLQLSPGSNKAIFATAVAQELLQSPKQEAAISCWIQFSDGSVMPLDIYDSKDFSLSATSLDEKVVSIHHDPKFKWPVIAAETEGQGTLVKVEMVISESCQKSKRKSVLAVGSGSIKVKFGQSDVNPNISDSKHRGSGVHLENHASDRRQKTTLQERAGPDSQYDSSSMGQEQSKGTTTQKSVLSKKEDRESLLDDDSHLQNIPIDFTSFPAQVDLPRSNGDLEENDLVQTPRGLSDLEIGMYALLGVFCLAILVFLINCVTFALKYRNKQVPFDEQEGMSHSHDWVGLSNRTELLENHINFSSQQDERITAIDRGVDYEESKYLLNTNAPQNINGQAFMSTESTFTEGKEQKSEPSTSPTSKRKRVKFTTFTTISSDDGCPTVNSILMSSEDDIKWVCQDMDLGECKELKKYMERLHENL
- the TMEM132D gene encoding transmembrane protein 132D isoform X4, producing MGKYAPAVIVCQRKSAASENSADGPSSEVMQIDFEIEDLTDLPGTQLITWQVEYPGDTTSDLGVSKVYVSQKDLVGVLPLAMEAEILNTAILTGKTVAVPVKVISLEDDGTVTDLLESVECRSSDEDVIKVSDRCDYVFVNGKEMKGKVNVIVNFTYQHLSAPLEMTVWVPRLPLQIEVSDTELNQIKGWRVPIISNKRPARDSDDEEEDERKGRGCTLQYQHAMVRVLTQFVAEASDPGGQLSYLLGSDWQIDITDLVSDFMQVEEPRIAKIQDGQVLIGQELGMTTIQILSPLSDAILAEKTVTVLDEKVTITDLGVQLVTGLSLSLQLSPGSNKAIFATAVAQELLQSPKQEAAISCWIQFSDGSVMPLDIYDSKDFSLSATSLDEKVVSIHHDPKFKWPVIAAETEGQGTLVKVEMVISESCQKSKRKSVLAVGSGSIKVKFGQSDVNPNISDSKHRGSGVHLENHASDRRQKTTLQERAGPDSQYDSSSMGQEQSKGTTTQKSVLSKKEDRESLLDDDSHLQNIPIDFTSFPAQVDLPRSNGDLEENDLVQTPRGLSDLEIGMYALLGVFCLAILVFLINCVTFALKYRNKQVPFDEQEGMSHSHDWVGLSNRTELLENHINFSSQQDERITAIDRGVDYEESKYLLNTNAPQNINGQAFMSTESTFTEGKEQKSEPSTSPTSKRKRVKFTTFTTISSDDGCPTVNSILMSSEDDIKWVCQDMDLGECKELKKYMERLHENL
- the TMEM132D gene encoding transmembrane protein 132D isoform X6 is translated as MRVASVHGHPEHPMKWKHSEAEILNTAILTGKTVAVPVKVISLEDDGTVTDLLESVECRSSDEDVIKVSDRCDYVFVNGKEMKGKVNVIVNFTYQHLSAPLEMTVWVPRLPLQIEVSDTELNQIKGWRVPIISNKRPARDSDDEEEDERKGRGCTLQYQHAMVRVLTQFVAEASDPGGQLSYLLGSDWQIDITDLVSDFMQVEEPRIAKIQDGQVLIGQELGMTTIQILSPLSDAILAEKTVTVLDEKVTITDLGVQLVTGLSLSLQLSPGSNKAIFATAVAQELLQSPKQEAAISCWIQFSDGSVMPLDIYDSKDFSLSATSLDEKVVSIHHDPKFKWPVIAAETEGQGTLVKVEMVISESCQKSKRKSVLAVGSGSIKVKFGQSDVNPNISDSKHRGSGVHLENHASDRRQKTTLQERAGPDSQYDSSSMGQEQSKGTTTQKSVLSKKEDRESLLDDDSHLQNIPIDFTSFPAQVDLPRSNGDLEENDLVQTPRGLSDLEIGMYALLGVFCLAILVFLINCVTFALKYRNKQVPFDEQEGMSHSHDWVGLSNRTELLENHINFSSQQDERITAIDRGVDYEESKYLLNTNAPQNINGQAFMSTESTFTEGKEQKSEPSTSPTSKRKRVKFTTFTTISSDDGCPTVNSILMSSEDDIKWVCQDMDLGECKELKKYMERLHENL